A genomic window from Lycium barbarum isolate Lr01 chromosome 4, ASM1917538v2, whole genome shotgun sequence includes:
- the LOC132637977 gene encoding G-type lectin S-receptor-like serine/threonine-protein kinase RLK1: MASAVVPYLFLLATFLLLLPSTIAQSYKNVSWGSTLTTSDVTIFWPSPFEEFAFGFQKIGNGSSGFLLAIWFNKLKEKTIVWSANRDKIVPDGSKIELCMDGRLVLTDPNGQEIWARGMASAGPAYGAMLYSGNFSFDEPTDTILPGQVLKGRTRPVSSFSDTNVSSGKFELSVKDDGNLGLHPVATRDEYLLIETAGSGYQVVFNQSGFIFFQAKNGTMLNLLSSSIEANSTTSQLGGVACGFNSVCLIGTDRRPRCDCPVGYILNDPNDKIGNCRQNFPDQVFNNESQDVEAFTIHELVNTNWFGSDYESYQDVTKDWCKQNCLSDCFFVAAVYGTDNICWKKRYPLLNGRAYPANLGKALLKIGRDNSTAGSTTMTTPQSQTGEKRKNQSSLIISGSEKIQKLVPYQAVTGLNIRSFSYNELEEATNGFEDEFGTGAFSTVYKAVLND, translated from the exons ATGGCTTCTGCGGTTGTCCCTTATCTGTTTCTACTTGCAACCTTTTTACTGCTTCTACCTTCAACAATTGCTCAATCTTACAAAAATGTTAGTTGGGGTTCAACACTTACTACGAGTGATGTTACTATATTTTGGCCATCCCCATTTGAAGAATTTGCTTTTGGCTTTCAAAAAATTGGAAATGGATCATCAGGCTTCTTACTAGCCATTTGGTTCAACAAGCTCAAAGAAAAGACCATAGTTTGGTCAGCCAATAGAGATAAAATCGTGCCGGATGGATCCAAAATTGAGCTCTGCATGGATGGAAGACTAGTACTCACTGATCCAAATGGTCAAGAAATATGGGCTCGTGGCATGGCCAGTGCTGGACCAGCCTATGGAGCCATGCTTTACTCTGGAAATTTT AGCTTTGATGAGCCAACTGATACGATTTTGCCTGGCCAAGTACTTAAAGGAAGAACCAGGCCTGTCTCAAGCTTCTCTGACACGAATGTATCGAGTGGAAAGTTCGAGCTTAGTGTTAAAGATGACGGAAATCTGGGACTTCACCCAGTTGCAACACGTGATGAATACTTGTTAATCGAGACTGCTGGCAGTGGTTACCAGGTGGTATTCAATCAATCCggctttattttctttcaagcaAAAAATGGAACTATGTTAAATTTGTTATCCTCTTCCATTGAGGCAAACTCAACCACGAGTCAATT AGGAGGGGTTGCTTGTGGTTTCAACAGCGTTTGCTTGATAGGAACTGACCGGAGGCCAAGATGTGATTGTCCAGTCGGGTATATCTTGAATGATCCAAACGACAAAATAGGCAACTGCAGGCAGAATTTCCCTGATCAAGTTTTTAACAATGAATCGCAAGACGTTGAGGCTTTTACTATCCACGAACTGGTCAACACTAACTGGTTTGGCAGCGATTATGAGTCTTACCAGGATGTTACAAAGGATTGGTGCAAACAGAATTGTTTGAGTGATTGTTTTTTTGTTGCTGCTGTTTATGGTACAGACAACATTTGTTGGAAGAAAAGGTATCCGCTTTTAAATGGGAGAGCATATCCAGCAAATTTAGGCAAAGCTTTGTTAAAAATAGGGAGAGACAACTCCACTGCGGGATCAACAACAATGACTACACCTCAGTCTCAAACCGGtgaaaaaaggaaaaatcaaTCTAGTCTAATCATTTCTGGTTCT GAAAAAATACAAAAGCTTGTACCATATCAAGCTGTTACAGGACTGAACATAAGAAGTTTTAGCTACAATGAGCTAGAAGAAGCTACAAATGGATTCGAGGATGAGTTTGGAACTGGGGCCTTCTCAACAGTTTACAAAGCTGTTCTTAATGACTAA
- the LOC132637978 gene encoding G-type lectin S-receptor-like serine/threonine-protein kinase LECRK2 — protein NGKIVAVKKLHKMVTEGEQGFRAEVNSISRTNHKNLVQLLGFYNEGQHRLLIYEHMETGSVADLLFKDCRLSWSQRVQVAIDTAKGLFYLHEECSIQIIHCDIKPQNVLLDENLTAKIADFGIAKLLGKDQTRTTTKIRGTRGYVAPEWFRNMPITVKVDVYSFGILLLELIRCRKSYKQDVANENEMILAEWTCDCYRRKELHLLAGNDEEAIEDIMRFEKLLMVAIQESPALWPSMKNVMLMLEGSVEVSIPPDPFSFICYV, from the coding sequence AATGGGAAAATCGTTGCTGTAAAGAAATTACACAAGATGGTGACCGAAGGAGAACAAGGATTCCGAGCTGAAGTGAACTCAATCAGCAGGACTAATCACAAGAACTTGGTCCAACTCCTCGGGTTCTACAACGAAGGCCAACACCGGCTTTTGATATATGAACACATGGAAACTGGCTCAGTAGCAGACTTGCTATTCAAAGATTGTAGGCTTAGTTGGTCCCAAAGGGTGCAAGTTGCCATAGACACGGCCAAAGGGCTTTTCTATTTGCATGAAGAGTGTAGTATCCAAATTATACATTGTGACATCAAGCCCCAAAATGTGCTTTTAGATGAAAATTTGACAGCAAAAATAGCAGATTTCGGAATAGCCAAGCTTTTGGGGAAAGATCAGACTCGAACGACCACTAAGATACGTGGAACGAGAGGGTACGTAGCCCCAGAGTGGTTCAGGAACATGCCTATAACCGTCAAAGTGGATGTGTACAGCTTTGGAATCTTGCTTTTAGAGCTGATTCGCTGTAGAAAAAGTTACAAGCAGGATGTGGCGAATGAGAATGAAATGATACTCGCGGAGTGGACTTGTGATTGCTATAGAAGAAAAGAGCTGCATTTACTCGCAGGCAATGatgaagaggcaatagaagatATCATGAGGTTCGAGAAGTTGTTGATGGTTGCTATTCAAGAAAGTCCAGCATTATGGCCTAGCATGAAGAATGTCATGCTAATGCTTGAAGGTTCTGTGGAGGTCTCAATTCCTCCTGACCCCTTTTCCTTTATATGTTATGTGTAG